In the genome of Streptomyces sp. P3, the window CAGCTCCTGAGCCTCGGCAGGGCACTCGACGTCACCTGGGTGATCGACCCGGACCTGCTGGCGTCCGTCGACGCCATGACCGGCAGCTACCGGATCCGCGGCGAGGGCGACACCACAACGGCCGGCACCCGGCAGGCGGTCGCCAAGCAGTGGCTCGCCGACCTGCAGAGCGCGGTGACCGGCAAGGAAGTCGTGGCGCTGCCTTTCGCCGACCCAGACCTGGCCTCGCTCGCGCACAACGGCACCGGCGTCACCGGTTCGCTGAACCAGCTGAAGGCGGCCACCGACGTCGCCGCCACCACGGTGGAGACGGTGCTCCACGTGACCCCGAGCACCGACTTCGCCTGGCCGGTGGAAGGCGCGGTCGACCCCTCGATCGTGAAGGTGGCCACCTCCGCCGGTGCCGACAAGGTGATCGCACGCAGCGACAGCCTGACCGAAGGCGACCTCTCGTACACTCCGTCCGCGGCCCGGCCCATCGGCGGCGGGACCACGGCGGTGGTGGCGGACGCGCGGCTGTCGACGGCGTTCCAGGGCGATCTGACGAGGGCCTCCGCGACCACGCTCGCCGTGCAGGAGTTCCTCGCACAGAGCCTTGAGCTGAACCTGCAGACGGACAAGCAGCGCAGCATCGTCGTCGCCCCGGAACGCATGCAGACCGCCTCCCAGGCCCGGGCACTGGCGCAAGCCCTCACGACGCTCCAGACCAGCACCTGGTCGCAGTCCCAGCAGCTCACGGCAGCCGCCAAGGCCAAGCCCGATCCGCGGGCCAGCACCACGGTGCCGTCGAAGAAGGCGTACCCCTCCGCGCTGCGCAAACAGCAACTGCCCCGCTCGGCCTTCGAGCAGATGGCCGAGACCCAGGAAGAACTCGACAACTTCAAGGTGATCCTCGCCCGGGAAGCCCGCGTGGTGACACCCTTCGGGCGGGCCATAAACCGCGAGATGTCCACGTCCTGGCGAGGCCGCAGCACGGCCGCGAGCGCGTTCCGGCAAAGCGTGCGGGCGTACCTCGACACGCTCACCGGCCAGGTCAAGCTGATCGACAAGTCGGACACGAAGCTCTCCGGGCGCAGCGCCATGATCCCGGTGACCGTGCAGAACAACCTGGTACAAGGCGTCGACCACCTGATCCTTCGGCTCACCTCGACCAACCCGACCCGTCTGGAGATCGGCGGCGACGACTACACCGAGCAGCGGGTCACCGTCTCCGGCGGACACACCTCGACGGTGAAGTTCACCACGTCGGCCAACGTCAACGGCCAGACGCGGGTGATCGCGCAGCTGTACACCGAGGACGGCCGCAAGTACGGCACGGCGGTCGCCTTCGAGGTGAAGGTGACCGAGATCACGGCCACGGTGATGCTGGTCATCGGCGGAGGCGTCCTGCTGCTCGTGCTGGCGGGCTTCCGCATGTACACCCACCGCAAGCGCGCCGCGGCCCGGGAGACCGAGGAGCCGGACGAGGCCCGGGAGACCGGGGAGACCGGTTCCGGGCCGGCGGGCGAGCCCCCCGCCGGCCCGGAGAACCCCGGGGATTCCGTGGAGCATGCCGAGGAGGAGTCCGGCGTCCCGGCCGGGGTGGACGGCGCGCAGCAGCCGAGTGACGGGACACCGGACACCGGAGCGGAAAGCGCGGAGCCGTCCGGCACGGGTGAGAGAGTGGACCGTTGAGGATGTCGTGGCCGGTGGGCCCGGGACGATGAGGTGGGGTAACCATGAACGCGCCGTACGAGGGTGACCGCGGCCAGGCCGCGGGCGGCTCGGGCCCTCCCGAGGGCATGCCGCCCGAGAACGGGCAGGTGCCGCCACAGCACCCCGCGGACATGTACCTCCAGGACGCCTACGACCAGGACCCCTACCGGTCCCAGGACCTCACCGCGCAGGACCCGGTCGCCGAGGCGCTCTACGACCGTGCCGCGCACCCCCCGCCGTCCCCGGGCGCCCACCAGCCGCCGCAGCCGCCGCAGCCGCTGTACGGCACGCCTGAGCAGTCCCCGTACGCCCCCGACCCGCGCAGGTGGGCCCAGACCCCGGCGCCCGAACCGGAGGGCCCCACCCAGTACCTGCCCTACGGCGACGACCCGCGCACCACCCAGTTCGTCGGCGTCGACGACCTGGTGACGCACTCCGGCGAGCAGCAGCACCAGCCCGACGCCTTCGCCCACCTCTTCCGGGACCAGCAGCAGAGCGGTCATCCACAGCAGGCCGGTTCGACGGAGCCCCCGGCCGTGCCGGGCCCGGCCCAGGCTCCCGGCGGACGGTCGGCGGCTGCCCGCTACCAGGCCCCGGCCGCCCCGTCCCCCGCGGTGGACCAGACGATGAACCTCACCGCCACGCCCGACGCGGCGCCCGTGCCCGACGCCGCGGCCGCCCCGAAGAAGGGCGGGCGCGCCGCGGGCCTGCTGAAGTCCAGCGCCGTCATGGCGGCCGGCACGATGGTCTCCCGCCTCACCGGCTTCGTCCGGTCCGCGCTGATCGCCTCGGCACTGGGCGTCGGTGTCCTCGGTGACACCTTCCAGGTCGCGTACCAGCTGCCGACGATGATCTACATCCTGACCGTCGGCGGCGGCCTCAACTCCGTCTTCGTGCCGCAGCTCGTGCGTGCCATGAAGGAGGACGAGGACGGCGGCGAGGCCTTCGCCAACCGCCTGCTCACCCTGGTCATGGCGGCGCTCGGCGTGCTCACCGTCGCCGCCGTCGCCGCCGCCCCCCTCCTGATCCGAGCCCTGTCCCCGTCGATCGCCGGCGACCCGGCGTCCAACGAGGTCAGCGTCACATTCGCCCGCTACTTCCTGCCCTCGATCTTCTTCATGGGCGTTCACGTGGTGATGGGTCAGATCCTCAACGCACGCGGCAAGTTCGGCGCGATGATGTGGACGCCGGTCCTCAACAACATCGTCATCATCGTGGCGCTGGGCATGTTCATCTATGTCTACGGCACCTCCGCCGACTCGGGCATGAAGGTCACGACCATCCCGCCGGAGGCCGAACGGCTCCTCGGCGTCGGGATCCTGCTCGGCTTGGTGGTGCAGGCCCTCGCGATGATCCCGTACCTGCGCGAGACCGGGTTCCGGCTGCGGTTGCGTTTCGACTGGAAGGGCCACGGCCTCGGCAAGGCCGCGACCCTCGCCAAGTGGACCGTCCTGTTCGTTCTGGCCAATCAGGCCGGCGCGCTCGTGGTCACCCAGTTGTCCACGTCGGCGGGCAAGGCCTCACCGGTCGAAGGCACCGGCTTCGCGGCCTACGCCAACGCCCAGCTCATCTGGGGCCTGCCGCAGGCCATCATCACCGTCTCCCTGATGGCCGCGCTGCTGCCGCGCATCTCCCGCTCGGCCGCGGAGGGCGACGGCGGCGCGGTCCGCGACGACATCTCGCAGGGCCTGCGCACCACCGCGGTCGCGATCGTGCCGATCGCCTTCGGCTTCCTCGCGCTCGGCATCCCGATGTGCACGCTGATCTTCGGCTCCACGGGCACCGGTGAGGCCACCAACATGGGCTTCATGCTGATGGCCTTCGCCCTCGGCCTGATCCCCTACTCCGTGCAGTACGTCGTCCTGCGCGCCTTCTACGCCTACGAAGACACCCGCACCCCCTTCTACAACACGGTCATCGTGGCCGCGGTCAACGCGAGCGCCTCGGCGATCTGCTACTTCGTCCTTCCCGCCCGCTGGGCGGTGGTCGGCATGGCGGCCTCCTACGGCCTGGCGTACGCCATCGGCGTCGGCGTCGCCTGGAACCGGCTGCGCAAGCGGCTGGGCGGCGACCTCGACGGCTCCCATGTCCTGCGCACGTACGCCCGTCTGTGCATCGCGTCCGTGCCGGCCGCCCTGATCAGCGGCGCGGCCTGCTACGGCATCGGCCACAGCCTCGGCCAGGGCGTCCTGGGCTCGTTCGCCGCGCTACTGGCCGGCGGGGCGCTGCTGCTCGGTGTCTTCTTCGTCGCCGCCCGCCGCATGCGCATCGAGGAGCTCAACTCGCTCGTGGGTATGGTGCGCGGACGCCTGGGTCGCTGAGACCAGGGGTAGGCGCACAACCATCGGCCGCCGCCGCGTGTCGTGCATAGCGGCGGACTGTGGGCACAATTGGGTTCGGCGTCGGACGGCGCGCACGGGGTCGGACGGCGCGCAATGGATGGGGAGGCAGGAACGACGGTGGCGGAACGGAGCACAGCTGCCGTCGACGTGGCAGACAACAGCGGTGACGAGCCGCTGACCGCACAAGCGGACCAGTCCACGGCCGACGGGGTGGTCAAGAACCGGGAGCAGGACACGGACAGCGACGAGGCACAGGGGAGCAGCGGGACGGAACATCCCGGAAAGGCCTCACCGCCAGAACTGCACAGCGGTCACAAGCTCGCCAGGCGCTACCGCCTCGAAGAGTGCGTCACCCGTCTGGACGGTTTCAGCAGTTGGCGTGCGGTCGACGAGAAACTCCGTCGGGCCGTGGGCGTCCACATCCTGCCCGCGGACCACACACGGGCCCGTTCGGTGCTGGCCGCGGCCCGCTCCTCCGCCCTGCTCGGCGATCCCCGCTTCGTCCAGGTGCTGGACGCCGTCGAGGAGAACGACCTCGTCTACGTCGTCCACGAATGGCTGCCCGACGCCACCGAGCTGACCGCGTTGCTCGTGGCCGGTCCGTTGGAGCCGCACGACGCCTACCAGATGGTCAGTCAGATCGCCTCCGCGATGGCCGCGGCACACCGCGAAGGCCTGTCGCATCTGCGGCTGAACCCCAACGCCGTGCTGCGCACCTCCTCGGGGCAGTGGCGCATCCGCGGCCTCGCCGTGAACGCCGCCCTGCGCGGCGTCGCCACCGACACCCCTCAGCGCACCGACACCGAGGCGGTCGGCGCCCTGCTCTACGCGGCGCTCACGCAGCGCTGGCCCTACGAGAACGACGCCTACGGGCTGTCCGGGCTGCCCAAGGACGTCGGGCTCATCGCACCGGACCAGGTGCGCGCCGGCGTCCACCGCGGGCTGTCGGAGCTGTCCATGCGCGCGCTCGTCAACGACGGCGCGACCGCCTCCCGGCACGAGGCCGCCTGCACCACGCCGGAGGAGCTGGTGAAGGCGATCGGCGAGATGCCCCGCATCCGCCCGCCGGAGCCGGCGTTCACCGCACCGCCGGAATACCAGCGCACGACGTACCAGCAGGGCACCTACGGCCGCCCCGCGCCGCGCCCGGGCGCCACCCAGCCGGTGCCGGTGCCGCCGCCCCCGCTGCAGAGCCGCACCGGCAAAGCCCTGAAGTGGGCGGTCTCCGCCCTCCTCATCGCCGCGCTCGGACTCGGCAGCTGGCAGCTCGCGGACGTCCTGATGGACCGGAGCAAGCCCGACGACACCAACCAGACACAGACGACGGACGAGGGCGACAAGAGCAGCACGGCCCCCAAGCCGGTCAGTGTGCTCAAGATCCACGACGCCGCCGAGTACTACCCGGACGGCACCCCGCAGCACGCCAAAGACGCGAAGCTCACCTACGACGGCGACAGTTCGACGTACTGGCGGTCACGCTCCTTCGACGCCGGGCCCGTGCTCGCGCCGTACAAGAAGGGGGTGGGCATCGTCTACGACCTGGGCTCGGAGACGGACGTCTCGGCGGTCTCGATAGGGCTTCTCTACGGCGGCGACTACACGGCCGCCGACCTGTACGCGGCCAATTCGCTCTCGTCGTCGGCTCCTCTGTCGTCCATGAAGAAGATCGCGGAAGCCCGGACGTCCGGTCGGGAACTCAGGATTTCCGCCAAGACGGCGGTGAAGACGCGGTACGTTCTCGTATGGATCACCGCCGCGCCCAAGAACGCCGGCGACCAGTGGACGGACGGCGGCTACAAGCAGGCCATCACCGACGTGAAGTTCACGGGCTGACGTCTCACCGGAGGGGGAGGAGGCCCATGGCGGACGGCGCCGCACACGACGCAATGAGCGACATGGACCTCCTCGCCCTTCACGTCGAGGGTGATCCCGACGCCTTCGGTGAGCTGGTACGGCGTCATCGTGACCGCCTCTGGGCGGTGGCCCTGCGTACGCTGGGGGACCGCGAGGAAGCCGCTGACGCCGTTCAGGACGCCCTCGTGTCCGCCTACCGAGCCGCTCACACCTTCCGCGGCCAGTCCGCCGTCACGACCTGGCTGCACCGCATCACGGTGAACGCGTGCCTGGACCGCGCCCGCAAGGCCGCTTCCCGCAAGACCTCGCCGGTCGACGACGCCGAGCGGCTGGAGCAGTTGCTGGAGCCGCACGAGTCCGCGTCCGCGCCCGCGGAACGCAACGACCTGCACCGTCAGCTCATCGAGGCGCTCGGCACCCTCCCGCCCGACCAGCGGGCCGCGCTGGTCCTCGTGGACATGCAGGGCTACCCCGTCGCCGAGGCCGCCCGCGTGCTCGACGTGCCGACCGGGACGATCAAGAGCCGCTGCGCCCGTGGCAGAGCGAGACTCCTGCCCCTGCTCGCCCATCTACGGCCGGCCGGTGGTGGCGCAGACAAGAACTCCGAGGGCCCCGGAAGGGAAAGCGGTCCAGGACGGAACCTGGCGCAGGGTGCATCCGTCCCACCGGCAGCGGATCCTCACGCCGAGGGGCCGGACAGCGCCGGGACAGGCGATTCAGCTGCTGTGAAGGGCGGAGGTGGGCGGGCGTGACATCGACGAAGGACACGACCGGGCACCCGGATGTCGCAGAGATCTCCGACCTCACCGAGGGCCTTCTCGATCCCGCCCGGAGCGCCGCGGTCCGTCGGCACCTGAATTCCTGCGCCCTCTGTGCGGACGTCCACTCTTCGCTGGAGGAGATCCAAGGCCTCCTCGGCACTCTGCCCGAGCCGCCGCGGATGCCGGACGATGTCGCCCGCCGTATCGACGCCGCTCTCGCCGCCGAGGCCCTGCTGAGCGCCACGGCCCCCGGTGACCATGACGACGATGCCCACGAGGCGTCCGCCTCCGTCACAGACGACGCGGAAGCGGCCGGTGTTTCACGTGAAACACCGGCGGCGTCGGGCCGCCCCTCGGGGCATGCCCCCAGCGCCACCACGGGGCCGGGCCGGAAACTTCACAAGGGGCAGGAGGGCCAGAGCAACCGCAGAAACCGCAAGCGGCTCGGTCGCCGCCGGGCAGCCGTCCTCGGCACGGTCTTCACTGCGGCGATGCTGGGACTCGGCTCGGTCCTGGTGTCGTCCCTCACGGGCGGCGGGAGCCCGGGCACCTCGGCGCATCAGACCACCGTGCCGGACACCTTCTCCACGAGCAAGCTCGAGGGCCAGGTCGCCGCGCTCCTGAACAAGGCCGGAGACTCCCGCGCTCCGCAGAACAAGGGCATCCTGGGGGAGACCGGCAGCGAGACCGGCAACGGATCGCCCCGAATCCTGCGCCAGCCCACGGTTCCGTCGTGTGTACAACAGGGAATCGGTCGCAGCGATACGGCTCTCGCCACCGAAGTGGGCACGTATCAAGGGAGGGCGGCTCTGCTCGTCGTACTTCCCGACACCTCGGACCGCACACGGGTCGACGCCTACATCGTGGACAGCACCTGTGTGAATCACCCGTCGACGAGTCCGGCCGACGTTCTCCTGACGACCTCTTACCCCCGTCACTGACACGGATTTCCCGCGTCACCGACGCCCGCCTTCCTGCCTCGTCTCTCCTTCGGCGTTCCCTGCGGTCCGTCCCTCCGTGTGCCCGGACACACCGGGAATGCGCGCCCCTTAGGATCCGTTGGGTGGGGTGAGAGTCCAAGTAGCTCCCACCGCTCGACCGATGCAGTCCCCAGAGACGAGGAATCCAGCCGTGAGCGACGTCCGTAACGTGATCATCATCGGCTCCGGTCCCGCCGGCTACACCGCCGCGCTCTACACCGCGCGCGCATCGCTGAAGCCGCTGGTGTTCGAAGGCGCCGTCACCGCGGGCGGTGCTCTGATGAACACCACCGAGGTCGAGAACTTTCCCGGCTTCCAGGACGGCATCATGGGTCCCGAGCTCATGGACAACATGCGCGCCCAGGCGGAGCGCTTCGGTGCCGAGCTGATCCCCGACGACATCGTCTCGGTGGACCTCACGGGTGAGATCAAGACCGTCACGGACACCGTCGGCACGATCCACCGCGCCAAGGCCGTCATCGTGGCCACCGGCTCCCAGCACCGCAAGCTCGGCCTGCCCAACGAGGACGCCCTGTCCGGACGCGGCGTCTCCTGGTGTGCCACCTGCGACGGCTTCTTCTTCAAGGACCAGGACATCGCCGTGATCGGCGGCGGCGACACCGCGATGGAGGAGGCCACCTTCCTCTCGCGCTTCGCCAAGTCCGTGACGATCGTCCACCGCCGGGACACGCTGCGCGCCTCCAAGGCGATGCAGGAGCGCGCCTTCGCCGACCCGAAGATCAAGTTCGTATGGGACAGCGAGGTCGCGGAGATCCACGGTGACCCGAAGCTGGCCGGGCTGAAGCTGCGCAACCTCAAGACCGGCGAGCTGTCGGACCTGGCGGTGACGGGCCTGTTCATCGCCATCGGCCACGACCCGCGCACCGAGCTCTTCAAGGGCCAGCTCGACCTCGACGAGGAGGGCTACCTGAAGGTCGCCGCCCCGTCCACCCGCACCAACCTCACCGGTGTCTTCGCCGCGGGTGACGTCGTGGACCACACCTACCGACAGGCGATCACCGCAGCCGGCACCGGCTGTTCCTCCGCTCTGGACGCCGAGCGCTACCTCGCCGCACTCGCGGACGAGGAGCAGGCCGAGCCCGAGAAGACCACCGTCTGACCCACCTCCCCGCCCCACCGCACAGAGAAGTAAGGAGCCCCCTGTGGCCGGCACCCTGAAGAATGTGACCGACGCCGACTTCGAAGAGGTCGTCCTCAAGAGCGACAAGCCCGTCCTGGTGGACTTCTGGGCCGAGTGGTGCGGTCCGTGCCGCCAGATCGCTCCCTCCCTCGAGGCGATCGCCGCCGAGCACGGTGAGAAGATCGAGATCGTCAAGCTCAACATCGACGAGAACCCGGCCACGGCTGCCAAGTACGGCGTCATGTCGATCCCGACCCTGAACGTGTACCAGGACGGCGAGGTCGCCAAGACCATCGTCGGTGCCAAGCCGAAGGCCGCGCTCGTACGCGACCTGGAGACCTTCATCTCCGAGTGATGCGTGGCGAGTGAAGCCTCGCAAGCTGCACGACATGCGTCTGGGCCGACTCTCTCGGGTCGGCCCACACGTGTTTCACGTGAAACTTCGGCCTGCTGAAAAGGCCGGCGTCTCGACGGCCCCTACAGAGGCCGCAGCGCGGGCTCCTTCTGGACCGCCCCCAGCAGCCGGTCGAGCGCCATCTCCACGTCTTCCTTCCAGGAGAGCGTCGTCCGCAGCTCCAGCCTCAAGCGGGGATGCGCGGGATGCGAGCGCATCGTCTTGAAGCCGACCGCCAGCAGATGATCGGCAGGGAGTACACAGGCCGGCCCGGACCAATGGGCATCGCCGAACGCCTCGATCGCCTTGAAGCCCCGCCGCAGCAGATCCTTGGCGACCGTCTGGACCATCACACGGCCGAGTCCCTGCCCCTGGTACCCCGGCATGATGAACGCTGTCATCAGCTGCACGGCGTCCGGGGAGACGGGGCTCGTGGGAAAAGCCGTCGAACGGGGCACATAGGCGGGCGGCGCATAGAGAACAAAGCCCACGGGGACGTCGTCCACATAGACGACCCTGCCGCACGATCCCCAGTCCAGCAGGACGGCGGAGATCCAGGACTCCTTCTCGACGGCGGATGTCCCCGCCTTTACCGCGGCCTCACCCCTGACGGGGTCCAACTCCCAGAAGACACACGAGCGACAACGTCTGGGAAGGTCCTGAAGGTTGTCCAGCGTGAGCGGTACGAGCCGACGCCCCATGAAGGCTGTTCCTCGCTTCCTTCGCCCGCGGCTTCGCGAGCGGCTGTCAAAGCGCCTCGTTCTTTGAGCAGGCTGCCGACGAATCCGCCGACCGCCCCGAGTCCCAGTCCTGCGCTCACCAGTCCGGTCCGGCTCATCGTTCGCATGCCCTCGCCTCCCGCTCCGAGGTACTGCCAGGTGGATGGGCCACAACCCCTCCGCATCGTATCCACCATGCGAGACCATCGACACCGCCCGCAAGCAAAGAGCGAGCCGTGTTCCGGTACACATCCGGACACGGCTCGCTCACCGGCTCCGCAACCCGCCCGACTGTGCCGAGCTGAGCCACCGCTCAGTCTTCCGTCTCCTCCGCGCCGCCGTCCACGACCCCCTTCTGGAGCACGGGCCCCTCTCCGGGAGCGAGCGTGCCGAGGATGCGCTCGAGGTCCTCCATCGAGGCGAACTCGACGGTGATCTTGCCCTTCTTCTGTCCGAGATCGACCTTCACCCGCGTCTCGAAGCGGTCCGAGAGCCGCGTCGCGAGGTTGGTAAGGGCCGGCGACAGCCGGCCGCCGGCCCGCGGTCCCTTGGCCCGCTGAGCCGCCTGAGGCCGCGAGCCCATCAGGGTCACGATCTCCTCGACCGCTCGCACCGAGAGCCCTTCGGCCACGATGCGGTGGGCCAGCCGGTCCTGCTCCTCCGAGTCATCGACCGAGAGCAGTGCCCGGGCGTGACCCGCGGAGAGCACTCCGGCTGCGACCCGGCGCTGAACCGCCGGCGAGAGCTTCAGCAGGCGCAGGGTGTTGGAGACCTGCGGACGGGACCGCCCGATGCGGTCGGCCAACTGATCATGCGTGCAGTTGAAGTCCTTGAGCAGCTGGTCGTAGGCCGCCGCCTCTTCCAGCGGATTCAGCTGAGCCCGGTGGAGGTTCTCGAGAAGAGCGTCCAGGAGCAGCTTCTCGTCATCCGTGGCCCGCACGATCGCCGGGATCGCCTCCAGGCCGGCCTCGCGGCAGGCCCTCCAGCGCCGCTCACCCATGATGAGCTCATAGCGCCCGGGGCCGAGCTGACGCACCACGACCGGCTGGAGGAGCCCGACCTCCTGGATGGAGGTGATGAGCTCGTGCAGGGCATCCTCGTCGAAGACCTCACGCGGCTGGCGCGGGTTCGGCGTGATGTGGTCGAGGGGGATCTCGGCGAAGTATGCGCCGAGGGGCGGTGCGGGTGTTTCGAGGATGCCACTCGCGGACAAGTCCTCTGTTTCACGTGAAACCGCCGGCAGCGTGGCCACCTTCGCAGCGGCCACCCCCCGGTCGGTCGTCAGCACCGGCATCGCTGCGGGGGAGGTGGACCCTCCGCCGATCGCGGCTTGAGCCGGCGTCTTCTCCGTCGGGGCAGCGGGAATCAGCGCACCAAGACCACGGCCCAACCCCCTCCGTCGCTCACTCACTGGACGCCCTCCACCGTGTTCGGGTTGTTCTGAGCGCCGATATGGGCGTGCGTGGCGTCATAGCTGACCCCGACGCCCTTCAGCGCGAGCTCTCGTGCTGCCTCAAGGTAGGAGAGGGCGCCGCTCGATCCGGGATCGTAGGTCAGCACCGTCTGCCCGTAGCTCGGCGCTTCGGAGATGCGGACCGAGCGGGGAATGCTCGTCCGCAGCACCTCGTCACCGAAGTGGGTACGCACCTCTTCCGCGACCTGCGACGCGAGGCGCGTCCGGCCGTCGTACATGGTGAGCAAAATCGTCGACACATGCAGGGTGGGGTTGAGGTGCCCCCGCACCAGGTCGACGTTGCGTAGCAACTGTCCCAGTCCCTCCAGTGCGTAGTACTCGCACTGAATCGGGATCAGGACCTCGGCACCGGCCACCAGCGCGTTGACCGTCAGCAGGCCGAGGGACGGCGGGCAGTCGATGAGGATGTAGTCCAGCGGCTGCTCGTACGCCTGAATCGCTCTCTGCAGTCGGCTCTCACGGGCCACCAGGGAGACCAATTCGATCTCCGCGCCGGCCAGGTCGATGGTGGCCGGGGCACAGAAGAGGCCTTCTACATCAGGGACGGGCTGGACAACCTCCGCCAGCGGGCGGCTGTCCACCAGTACGTCATAGATGGACGGGACCTCGGCGTGGTGATCGATCCCCAGTGCCGTGGACGCGTTGCCTTGCGGGTCGAGGTCGACCACCAGGACGCGGCCGCCGTGCAGGGCCAAGGACGCGGCAAGGTTGACGGTTGTCGTCGTCTTGCCCACACCGCCCTTTTGGTTGGCGACGACAATCACACGGGTCTGCTCGGGGCGTGGCAGACCCTCGCCGGCGCGGCCCAGAGCCTCCACCGCGAGCTGGGCAGCACGACCGATCGGAGTGTCATCCATCGGAGGCGGTGTTTCACGTGAAACATCCTCCCCGAACGACTCGGTACGGGGACCGGGGACCGGATCGGTCATCGGTCCCGCGATGTTGGCGTCGGACCGCAAGGCTTCACTCTCCTCGACTTCAGGCTCGCAATGAACAGAGCCTCCCATGTCTTCGGGGTCATGAACCAGTGAGGCCTGGTCTTCTGTGGAGAAATCCGCCTCTGCGGACAACTCGCGCACCTCATCGAGTGAACCGAGAGGCTTGCGGTCGCGGGGTTCGGCTGCGGCGCGACCGCGACTGATGATGCCGTGGAGCAGTGAGCGACGTTTCACGTGAAACACGATGCACAGCGCCTGCGGCCGGGCCCTTGCGACACTCCGCGGCAAGGGGATGGGCAGCTTGTGTGGAGTACGCCTCAGCGGCGTCGTCGCGTCCGGCCGGTCCGCGCCGCCTTGGCCCGCTTGGCCGCGAACCTCACGCCGCCCGGGCTCTCCCCGACCTCGACCCGCACCACCGTGGACAGCGGGTCGACCACTCCCTCGCCTACTTGCAGGATGGAGGTGCCCACCGCGCCCAGCTTGCTCAGGGCGGTGGCCGCGCTCTTCAGCTCCTCCTCAGCGGTGTCGCCCTTGAGAGCGAGCATCTCACCGTAGGGTCGCAGCAGCGGGATGCCCCAGGTGGCAAGCCGGTCCAGGGGTGCCACAGCGCGGGCCGTCACCACATGGACCGGTGACATCGAGCCCATGACCTCCTCGGCGCGACCGCGGACGACCGTCACATGGTCCAGGCCCAGAAGCTCGACGACCTCGGTGA includes:
- a CDS encoding DUF6049 family protein — its product is MAEAADFPGMHPSPARRWLRRTGALLAGAPLLAGLLQLPAQAAGQSGVKDSSDAGTVAVAVDSLTPAAPGDGDTVTVSGTVTNNGKQTVTDAHVGLSVGSPLTTRSAIDSAADHTDALPADGTEVGGKYVAEFTRLTPGVAEHFTIAVPVAKLDLDKDGVYPLSVTLSGETSARQWEQVLGVQRTFLPWQPDTADTRTRTTVLWPLTSGVHMTAETGSNAQQTPVFLNDDLAREIAPGGRLDQLLSLGRALDVTWVIDPDLLASVDAMTGSYRIRGEGDTTTAGTRQAVAKQWLADLQSAVTGKEVVALPFADPDLASLAHNGTGVTGSLNQLKAATDVAATTVETVLHVTPSTDFAWPVEGAVDPSIVKVATSAGADKVIARSDSLTEGDLSYTPSAARPIGGGTTAVVADARLSTAFQGDLTRASATTLAVQEFLAQSLELNLQTDKQRSIVVAPERMQTASQARALAQALTTLQTSTWSQSQQLTAAAKAKPDPRASTTVPSKKAYPSALRKQQLPRSAFEQMAETQEELDNFKVILAREARVVTPFGRAINREMSTSWRGRSTAASAFRQSVRAYLDTLTGQVKLIDKSDTKLSGRSAMIPVTVQNNLVQGVDHLILRLTSTNPTRLEIGGDDYTEQRVTVSGGHTSTVKFTTSANVNGQTRVIAQLYTEDGRKYGTAVAFEVKVTEITATVMLVIGGGVLLLVLAGFRMYTHRKRAAARETEEPDEARETGETGSGPAGEPPAGPENPGDSVEHAEEESGVPAGVDGAQQPSDGTPDTGAESAEPSGTGERVDR
- the murJ gene encoding murein biosynthesis integral membrane protein MurJ, with amino-acid sequence MNAPYEGDRGQAAGGSGPPEGMPPENGQVPPQHPADMYLQDAYDQDPYRSQDLTAQDPVAEALYDRAAHPPPSPGAHQPPQPPQPLYGTPEQSPYAPDPRRWAQTPAPEPEGPTQYLPYGDDPRTTQFVGVDDLVTHSGEQQHQPDAFAHLFRDQQQSGHPQQAGSTEPPAVPGPAQAPGGRSAAARYQAPAAPSPAVDQTMNLTATPDAAPVPDAAAAPKKGGRAAGLLKSSAVMAAGTMVSRLTGFVRSALIASALGVGVLGDTFQVAYQLPTMIYILTVGGGLNSVFVPQLVRAMKEDEDGGEAFANRLLTLVMAALGVLTVAAVAAAPLLIRALSPSIAGDPASNEVSVTFARYFLPSIFFMGVHVVMGQILNARGKFGAMMWTPVLNNIVIIVALGMFIYVYGTSADSGMKVTTIPPEAERLLGVGILLGLVVQALAMIPYLRETGFRLRLRFDWKGHGLGKAATLAKWTVLFVLANQAGALVVTQLSTSAGKASPVEGTGFAAYANAQLIWGLPQAIITVSLMAALLPRISRSAAEGDGGAVRDDISQGLRTTAVAIVPIAFGFLALGIPMCTLIFGSTGTGEATNMGFMLMAFALGLIPYSVQYVVLRAFYAYEDTRTPFYNTVIVAAVNASASAICYFVLPARWAVVGMAASYGLAYAIGVGVAWNRLRKRLGGDLDGSHVLRTYARLCIASVPAALISGAACYGIGHSLGQGVLGSFAALLAGGALLLGVFFVAARRMRIEELNSLVGMVRGRLGR
- a CDS encoding anti-sigma factor, with the protein product MTSTKDTTGHPDVAEISDLTEGLLDPARSAAVRRHLNSCALCADVHSSLEEIQGLLGTLPEPPRMPDDVARRIDAALAAEALLSATAPGDHDDDAHEASASVTDDAEAAGVSRETPAASGRPSGHAPSATTGPGRKLHKGQEGQSNRRNRKRLGRRRAAVLGTVFTAAMLGLGSVLVSSLTGGGSPGTSAHQTTVPDTFSTSKLEGQVAALLNKAGDSRAPQNKGILGETGSETGNGSPRILRQPTVPSCVQQGIGRSDTALATEVGTYQGRAALLVVLPDTSDRTRVDAYIVDSTCVNHPSTSPADVLLTTSYPRH
- the sigM gene encoding RNA polymerase sigma factor SigM, which encodes MADGAAHDAMSDMDLLALHVEGDPDAFGELVRRHRDRLWAVALRTLGDREEAADAVQDALVSAYRAAHTFRGQSAVTTWLHRITVNACLDRARKAASRKTSPVDDAERLEQLLEPHESASAPAERNDLHRQLIEALGTLPPDQRAALVLVDMQGYPVAEAARVLDVPTGTIKSRCARGRARLLPLLAHLRPAGGGADKNSEGPGRESGPGRNLAQGASVPPAADPHAEGPDSAGTGDSAAVKGGGGRA
- a CDS encoding protein kinase family protein produces the protein MAERSTAAVDVADNSGDEPLTAQADQSTADGVVKNREQDTDSDEAQGSSGTEHPGKASPPELHSGHKLARRYRLEECVTRLDGFSSWRAVDEKLRRAVGVHILPADHTRARSVLAAARSSALLGDPRFVQVLDAVEENDLVYVVHEWLPDATELTALLVAGPLEPHDAYQMVSQIASAMAAAHREGLSHLRLNPNAVLRTSSGQWRIRGLAVNAALRGVATDTPQRTDTEAVGALLYAALTQRWPYENDAYGLSGLPKDVGLIAPDQVRAGVHRGLSELSMRALVNDGATASRHEAACTTPEELVKAIGEMPRIRPPEPAFTAPPEYQRTTYQQGTYGRPAPRPGATQPVPVPPPPLQSRTGKALKWAVSALLIAALGLGSWQLADVLMDRSKPDDTNQTQTTDEGDKSSTAPKPVSVLKIHDAAEYYPDGTPQHAKDAKLTYDGDSSTYWRSRSFDAGPVLAPYKKGVGIVYDLGSETDVSAVSIGLLYGGDYTAADLYAANSLSSSAPLSSMKKIAEARTSGRELRISAKTAVKTRYVLVWITAAPKNAGDQWTDGGYKQAITDVKFTG